In a genomic window of Telopea speciosissima isolate NSW1024214 ecotype Mountain lineage chromosome 5, Tspe_v1, whole genome shotgun sequence:
- the LOC122661248 gene encoding (S)-8-oxocitronellyl enol synthase ISY1-like — protein MSWWWAGAIGAAKKKLDGDESHSKEKHESVGLVIGVTGIVGNSLAEILPLPDTPGGPWKVYGVARRPRPSWNADHPVEYIQCDVSDAQDTLAKLSPLTDVTHIFYVTWADRGNESANCEINGAMFHNVLRAVIPNAPNLQHICLQTGTKHYLGAFEDLISGTARPHDPPFDDDLPRLPTPNFYYTLEDILLEEVEKKDSLTWSVLRPGVIFGFSPFSLMNIIGTLCVYAAICKHEGKPLRFPGTRSAWDLYAEASDADLIAEHHIWASVDPYAKNEAFNCVNGDVFKWKHLWKALAEQFGMDCPSEYEEGVPSFAELMKGKGPVWDEIVKEHELLPTKLEDVGLWWFADVTLRVQESFLSSMNKSKEHGFVGFRNSTKSFVSWIDKMKAFKLVP, from the exons atgagTTGGTGGTGGGCAGGAGCGATTGGTGCTGCTAAG AAGAAGTTGGATGGAGATGAAAGTCATTCAAAGGAAAAGCACGAGAGCGTAGGGCTAGTCATCGGGGTTACTGGAATCGTCGGCAACAGTCTAGCTGAGATTCTCCCTCTTCCCGACACCCCTGGTGGTCCTTGGAAGGTCTATGGAGTCGCTCGCCGCCCTCGTCCTTCCTGGAACGCTGACCATCCAGTTGAATACATCCAATGCGATGTCTCCGACGCCCAAGATACCCTGGCCAAGCTTTCCCCTCTCACCGACGTTACCCACATCTTCTACGTCACCTGGGCCGATCGAGGTAACGAATCTGCAAATTGTGAGATCAACGGTGCTATGTTCCACAACGTCCTTCGAGCTGTGATTCCCAACGCCCCCAATCTCCAACACATATGCCTGCAAACAGGCACCAAGCACTACCTGGGCGCCTTTGAAGATTTGATTTCAGGCACCGCTCGTCCTCACGATCCTCCCTTCGATGACGATCTCCCTCGCCTGCCTACCCCCAATTTCTACTACACTTTAGAGGATATTCTCttagaagaggtcgagaagaaGGATAGCTTGACGTGGTCTGTCCTTCGCCCTGGTGTCATCTTCGGCTTCTCACCTTTCAGCTTGATGAACATCATCGGAACTCTCTGCGTCTATGCCGCTATCTGTAAACACGAAGGCAagcctctcaggttccctgggACTCGATCTGCCTGGGATCTTTACGCTGAGGCTTCCGATGCCGATTTGATCGCCGAGCATCACATTTGGGCGTCTGTCGATCCTTATGCGAAGAACGAAGCTTTCAATTGCGTCAACGGAGATGTGTTCAAGTGGAAACATCTCTGGAAAGCTCTTGCAGAGCAATTCGGGATGGATTGTCCATCTGAATACGAAGAGGGGGTTCCCTCCTTTGCGGAGTTAATGAAGGGCAAGGGACCTGTGTGGGACGAGATCGTCAAGGAGCACGAGCTATTGCCTACTAAACTGGAGGATGTCGGGCTATGGTGGTTCGCAGATGTTACCCTTAGGGTTCAAGAATCGTTTTTGAGCTCCATGAACAAGAGCAAAGAACATGGCTTTGTGGGTTTCAGGAACTCCACCAAATCTTTTGTTTCGTGGATAGACAAGATGAAGGCGTTCAAGCTCGTTCCTTAG
- the LOC122661247 gene encoding 3-oxo-Delta(4,5)-steroid 5-beta-reductase-like: MSWWWAGAIGAAKKKLDGDESHSKEKHESVGLVIGVTGIVGNSLAEILPLPDTPGGPWKVYGVARRPRPSWNADHPVEYIQCDVSDAQDTLAKLSPLTDVTHIFYVTWADRGNESANCEINGAMFHNVLRAVIPNAPNLQHICLQTGTRHYLGAFENLISGTARPHDPPFDDDLPRLPTPNFYYTLEDILLEEVEKKDSLTWSVLRPGVIFGFSSFSLMNIIGTFCVYAAICKHEGKPLRFPGTRSAWDLYAEASDADLIAEHHIWASVDPYAKNEAFNCVNGDVFKWKHLWKALAEQFGMDCPSEYEEGVPSFEELMKGKGAVWDEIVKEHELLPTKLEDVGLWWFGDFILGVQESFLSSMNKSKEHGFVGFRNSTKSFVSWIDKMKAFKLVP; the protein is encoded by the exons ATGAGTTGGTGGTGGGCAGGAGCGATTGGTGCTGCTAAG AAGAAGTTGGATGGAGATGAAAGTCATTCAAAGGAAAAGCACGAGAGCGTAGGGCTAGTCATCGGGGTTACTGGAATCGTCGGCAACAGTCTAGCTGAGATTCTCCCTCTTCCCGACACCCCTGGTGGTCCTTGGAAGGTCTATGGAGTCGCTCGCCGCCCTCGTCCTTCCTGGAACGCCGACCATCCAGTTGAATACATCCAATGCGATGTCTCCGACGCCCAAGATACCCTGGCCAAGCTTTCCCCTCTCACCGACGTTACCCACATCTTCTACGTCACCTGGGCCGATCGAGGTAACGAATCTGCAAATTGTGAGATCAACGGTGCTATGTTCCACAACGTCCTTCGAGCTGTGATTCCCAACGCCCCCAATCTCCAACACATATGCCTGCAAACAGGCACCAGGCACTACCTGGGCGCCTTTGAAAATTTGATTTCAGGCACCGCTCGTCCTCACGATCCTCCCTTCGATGACGATCTCCCTCGCCTGCCTACCCCCAATTTCTACTACACTTTAGAGGATATTCTCTTAGAAGAGGTCGAGAAAAAGGATAGCTTGACGTGGTCTGTCCTTCGCCCTGGTGTCATCTTCGGCTTCTCATCTTTCAGCTTGATGAACATCATCGGAACTTTCTGCGTCTATGCCGCTATCTGTAAACACGAAGGCAAGCCTCTCAGGTTCCCCGGGACTCGATCTGCCTGGGATCTTTATGCTGAGGCTTCCGATGCCGATCTGATCGCCGAGCATCACATTTGGGCGTCTGTCGATCCTTATGCGAAGAACGAAGCTTTCAATTGCGTCAACGGAGATGTGTTCAAGTGGAAACACCTCTGGAAAGCTCTTGCAGAGCAATTCGGGATGGATTGTCCATCTGAATACGAAGAGGGGGTTCCCTCCTTTGAGGAGTTAATGAAGGGCAAGGGAGCTGTGTGGGATGAGATCGTCAAGGAGCACGAGCTATTGCCTACTAAACTGGAAGATGTCGGGCTATGGTGGTTCGGAGATTTTATCCTTGGGGTTCAAGAATCGTTTTTGAGCTCCATGAACAAGAGCAAAGAACATGGCTTTGTGGGTTTCAGGAACTCCACCAAATCTTTTGTTTCGTGGATAGACAAGATGAAGGCGTTCAAGCTCGTTCCTTAG
- the LOC122661249 gene encoding upstream activation factor subunit UAF30-like codes for MAMSLGCCWSGFVASEAVGAKSSSTLRLSATSSPTASLRMVRLVTCAASSKPASSTTGNRPPRGITKPKPISPVMQEFLGVPEIPRTQALKQIWAYIKEHNLQDPENRKIIVCDEKLKNIFGGRERVGFLEISGLINPHFIK; via the exons ATGGCAATGTCGTTAGGATGTTGTTGGTCGGGCTTTGTGGCAAGCGAGGCGGTTGGGGCCAAGTCCTCATCGACTCTCCGCCTCTCTGCGACTTCATCTCCCACGGCTAGCTTGCGTATGGTCCGTCTCGTCACCTGCGCTGCTTCGTCCAAGCCTGCTTCTTCCACAACAGGTAACCGACCGCCTAGGGGCATCACTAAGCCCAAACCCATTTCTCCTGTGATGCAAGAGTTTCTCGGGGTCCCTGAGATCCCTCGCACCCAAGCCCTTAAGCAGATTTGGGCTTACATCAAGGAGCATAATCTCCAG GATCCGGAGAACAGGAAGATTATAGTGTGTGATGAGAAGCTAAAGAACATATTTGGAGGAAGGGAGCGTGTTGGGTTTCTTGAGATCTCTGGGTTGATCAATCCTCACTTCATCAAGTGA